The following coding sequences are from one Musa acuminata AAA Group cultivar baxijiao chromosome BXJ2-4, Cavendish_Baxijiao_AAA, whole genome shotgun sequence window:
- the LOC135609058 gene encoding dof zinc finger protein DOF5.7-like has product MADDLQSRKSIATATALNPRQQGLKCPRCDSPNTKFCYYNNYSPSQPRHFCKTCRRYWTKGGALRNVPMGGGSRKNKKSKSSASSRLPAAPLSGFPETGSSLKFLDGLPSTVAMDFQIGLPAASGLHDPATSTVFNSNQFINFVDISRGAALSSDATTQASFNYPISAAGVLYNETRGPSISSAAGSSSIVSSIEFLSSINQDLHWKLQQQRLAMIFGGEAHKQSSSPLEIQQEFISFEVSDIATDEVCGCSESGNTCVATGTNSSMAWLPESSNYTIPTSTAISINSVGNVDGNNSGDKSSTNINISYWNGIPAWNDIPQFSTLPYSVDMEL; this is encoded by the coding sequence ATGGCTGATGATCTGCAAAGCCGCAAGAGCATTGCCACCGCCACAGCACTGAATCCGAGACAGCAAGGGCTCAAGTGCCCCCGATGCGACTCCcccaacaccaagttctgctactacaacaactacagccCCTCCCAACCAAGGCACTTCTGCAAGACCTGCCGAAGGTACTGGACCAAAGGTGGCGCGCTCCGGAACGTGCCCATGGGCGGCGGCTCCCGCAAGAACAAGAAATCCAAATCCTCGGCCTCGTCGCGCCTTCCGGCGGCTCCCCTCTCTGGGTTCCCCGAAACAGGCAGCAGCCTCAAATTTCTCGATGGACTTCCCTCTACGGTGGCCATGGACTTCCAAATAGGTCTGCCCGCCGCCTCAGGGCTCCATGATCCGGCTACATCCACGGTCTTCAACAGCAACCAGTTCATCAACTTTGTCGACATCTCGCGAGGTGCAGCGCTCTCTTCTGATGCTACCACCCAGGCGAGCTTCAATTACCCAATCTCTGCTGCAGGGGTACTGTATAATGAGACCAGAGGTCCATCTATATCCTCTGCTGCTGGCAGCAGCAGCATTGTATCTTCCATCGAGTTCCTGAGCTCCATCAACCAGGACCTCCATTGGAAGCTTCAGCAGCAGAGGCTGGCTATGATCTTCGGAGGGGAAGCTCATAAACAGAGCAGTAGCCCACTGGAGATCCAACAGGAATTTATATCTTTCGAGGTATCAGACATAGCCACAGATGAAGTTTGTGGCTGCAGTGAATCCGGAAATACATGCGTTGCTACTGGGACTAATAGTTCGATGGCATGGTTGCCGGAGAGTTCTAATTACACCATTCCGACTTCGACGGCAATAAGTATCAACAGCGTCGGCAACGTCGACGGCAACAACAGTGGCGACAAGAGTAGTACCAACATCAACATAAGCTATTGGAACGGAATCCCGGCATGGAATGACATACCACAGTTCTCAACGCTGCCTTATTCGGTGGATATGGAACTATAA